From one Nycticebus coucang isolate mNycCou1 chromosome 14, mNycCou1.pri, whole genome shotgun sequence genomic stretch:
- the TTC9C gene encoding tetratricopeptide repeat protein 9C: MEKRLQEAQLYKEEGNQRYREGKYRDAVSRYHRALLQLRGLDPSLPSPISNLGPQGPALTPEQENILQTTQTDCYNNLAACLLQMEPVNYERVREYSQKVLERQPDNAKALYRAGVAFFHLQDYDQARHYLLEAVNRQPKDANVRRYLQLTQSELSSYHRKEKQLYLGMFG, translated from the exons ATGGAGAAGCGCCTGCAGGAGGCTCAGCTGTACAAGGAGGAAGGGAACCAGCGTTACCGGGAAGGGAAGTACCGAGATGCTGTGAGTAGGTACCATCGAGCTCTGCTTCAGCTGCGGGGTCTGGATCCAAGTCTGCCCTCTCCGATATCTAACTTAGGTCCTCAGGGCCCGGCTCTCACACCTGAACAAGAAAACATACTGCAAACCACCCAGACAGACTGCTACAACAATCTAGCTG CTTGTCTCCTTCAGATGGAGCCAGTGAACTACGAACGAGTGAGAGAATACAGTCAGAAAGTCCTGGAACGACAGCCTGATAATGCCAAGGCCTTATATCGGGCTGGAGTAGCCTTTTTCCATCTGCAGGACTATGACCAAGCTCGACATTACCTCCTAGAAGCTGTCAACAGGCAGCCTAAAG ATGCCAATGTCAGACGGTACCTCCAGCTGACACAGTCTGAACTCAGCAGCTACCATAGGAAAGAGAAGCAGCTCTACCTGGGCATGTTTGGttaa
- the HNRNPUL2 gene encoding heterogeneous nuclear ribonucleoprotein U-like protein 2 produces MEVKRLKVTELRSELQRRGLDSRGLKVDLAQRLQEALDAEMLEDEAGGGGAGPGGACKAEPRPVAASGGGPGEDEEDDEEEEEDEEALLEDEDEEPPPSRASGQAAQPPPEPPEAAAMEALAEPNASEKPAEATAGSGGVNGGEEQGTGKEEEDEPEERSGDETPGSEAPGDKAAEEQGDDQDSEKSKPAGSDGERRGVKRQRDEKDEHGRAYYEFREEAYHSRSKSPPPPEEEAKDEEEDQTLVNLDTYTSDLHFQVSKDRYGGQPLFSEKFPTLWSGARSTYGVTKGKVCFEAKVTQNLPMKEGCTEVSLLRVGWSIDFSCPQLGEDEFSYGFDGRGLKAESGQFEEFGQTFGESDVIGCFANFENEEVELSFSKNGEDLGVAFRINKESLADRALLPHVLCKNCVVELNFGQKEEPFFPPPEEFVFIHAVPVEERVRTAVPPKTIEECEVILMVGLPGSGKTQWALKYARENPEKRYNILGAETVLNQMRMKGLEEPEMDPKSRDLLVQQASQCLSKLVQIASRTKRNFILDQCNVYNSGQRRKLLLFKTFTRKVVVVVPNEEDWKKRLELRKEVEGDDVPESIMLEMKANFSLPEKCDYMDEVTYGELEKEEAQPIVTKYKEEARKLLPPSEKRTNRRNNRNKRNRQNRSRGQGYVGGQRRGYDNRAYGQQYWGQSGNRGGYRNFYDRYRGDYDRFYGRDYEYNRYGDDYYRRYSRDWQSYYYHHPQDRDRYYYRNFYGYQGYR; encoded by the exons atGGAGGTGAAGCGGCTGAAAGTGACCGAGCTGCGGTCGGAGCTGCAGCGGCGGGGCTTGGACTCGCGCGGCCTCAAAGTGGATCTGGCGCAGCGGCTGCAGGAGGCGCTGGACGCCGAGATGCTCGAAGATGAGGCTGGCGGTGGCGGGGCCGGGCCCGGCGGGGCCTGCAAGGCGGAGCCTCGGCCTGTGGCCGCCTCGGGCGGCGGTCCGGGCGAGGACGAGGAGGACGacgaagaggaggaggaggacgaggaGGCGCTGCTTGAGGACGAGGACGAAGAGCCACCTCCCTCTCGGGCGTCGGGCCAGGCCGCGCAGCCGCCACCGGAGCCCCCGGAGGCGGCAGCCATGGAGGCCTTAGCCGAGCCCAATGCTTCTGAAAAGCCAGCGGAGGCCACGGCTGGGTCGGGTGGGGTAAATGGAGGCGAAGAGCAGGGCACCGGCAAGGAGGAGGAAGACGAGCCCGAGGAGCGGAGCGGCGATGAGACGCCGGGATCCGAAGCGCCGGGTGACAAGGCCGCAGAGGAACAGG GAGATGACCAAGATAGTGAAAAGTCAAAACCTGCAGGCTCAGATGGTGAGCGGCGGGGGGTAAAGAGACAGCGGGATGAGAAGGACGAACATGGCCGAGCTTACTATGAATTCCGGGAGGAGGCTTACCACAGCCG CTCAAagtcaccaccacccccagaagAAGAGGCAAAAGATGAGGAGGAAGATCAAACTCTTGTGAATCTGGATACAT ATACCTCAGATCTCCACTTTCAAGTGAGCAAAGACCGCTATGGAGGGCAGCCACTTTTCTCAGAGAAGTTCCCCACCCTTTGGTCTGGGGCAAGGAGTACTTATGGAGTGACAAAGGGAAAAGTCTGCTTTGAGGCAAAG GTAACCCAGAATCTCCCAATGAAAGAAGGCTGCACAGAAGTTTCTCTCCTTCGAGTTGGGTGGTCTATTGATTTTTCCTGTCCACAGCTtg GTGAGGATGAATTCTCCTACGGTTTCGATGGACGAGGACTAAAAGCAGAGAGTGGACAGTTTGAGGAATTTGGCCAGACTTTTGGGGAGAGTGATGTCATTGGCTGCTTTGCT AATTTTGAGAATGAAGAAGTAGAACTTTCCTTCTCGAAAAATGGAGAAGACCTAGGTGTGGCATTCCGGATCAACAAGGAATCCCTGGCAGACCGGGCCCTTCTACCCCATGTCCTCTGCAAAAATTGTGTTGTAGAATTAAATTTTGGCCAGAAAGAAGAGCCTTTCTTCCCACCACCAGAAGAGTTTGTGTTCATCCATGCTGTGCCTGTTGAGGAACGTGTGCGCACTGCAGTCCCTCCCAAGACCATAGAGGAGTGTGAG GTGATTCTGATGGTGGGACTGCCTGGATCTGGAAAGACCCAGTGGGCACTGAAATATGCAAGagaaaaccctgagaaaagataCAATATCCTGGGAGCTGAGACTGTGCTCAATCAAATGAGG ATGAAGGGGCTTGAAGAGCCAGAGATGGACCCCAAAAGTCGAGACCTTTTAGTTCAGCAAGCCTCCCAGTGCCTTAGTAAGCTGGTCCAGATTGCCTCCCGGACAAAGAGGAACTTCATTCTTGATCAG TGTAATGTGTACAACTCTGGTCAGCGGCGGAAGCTGTTGCTATTCAAGACCTTCACTCGGAAAGTGGTGGTAGTTGTCCCTAATGAGGAAGATTGGAAGAAAAGGCTGGAGTTGAGAAAGGAAGTGGAAGGAGATGATGTGCCTGAGTCTATAATGCTGGAGATGAAAG CCAACTTCTCTTTACCTGAAAAATGCGACTATATGGATGAGGTGACATATGGGGAGCTAGAGAAGGAGGAAGCCCAGCCCATTGTCACCAAATACAAGGAGGAGGCAAGGAAACTGCTGCCCCCCTCTGAGAAGCGGACAAACCGCCGAAATAACCGAAACAAGCGTAACCGGCAGAACCGAAGCCGAGGCCAAGGCTATG tGGGCGGGCAGCGCCGAGGCTACGACAACCGGGCCTACGGGCAGCAGTACTGGGGGCAGTCTGGAAACAGAGGG ggTTACCGTAATTTCTATGATCGATATAGGGGAGATTATGATCGATTCTACGGGCGAGATTATGAGTACAACAGATACGGAGATGACTATTACAGACGATACAGCCGGGAT TGGCAGAGTTACTACTACCACCACCCCCAGGACAGAGACCGATACTACTACAGGAACTTCTACGGTTACCAAGGGTATCGGTGA
- the GNG3 gene encoding guanine nucleotide-binding protein G(I)/G(S)/G(O) subunit gamma-3, which translates to MKGETPVNSTMSIGQARKMVEQLKIEASLCRIKVSKAAADLMTYCDAHACEDPLITPVPTSENPFREKKFFCALL; encoded by the exons ATGAAAGGTGAGACCCCTGTGAACAGCACTATGAGTATTGGGCAAGCACGCAAGATGGTGGAACAGCTTAAGATTGAAGCCAGCTTGTGCCGGATAAAG GTGTCCAAGGCAGCAGCAGACCTGATGACTTACTGTGATGCCCACGCCTGTGAGGATCCTCTCATCACCCCTGTGCCCACTTCGGAGAACCCCTTCAGGGAGAAGAAGTTCTTCTGTGCCCTCCTCTGA